The window TAGAACCCGGCGAGCGTCATGACGTGGTCGAACTCCCGGAGGCGGGACCTGTCGTGTCCGGTGTAGTCCGTGAGCGGTCGTTCCGCTTCCGCGCGGGCGTCGGCGGCGATGGTGTCGGGCTGGTTTACCGTCGCGAGCGAGAGCGTCCGGTCGGCGCCGTCGACGGACGAGAACCGCAGGGCGACGTAGTAGTCGCAGGGCGGCGTGATGGTCGGCACGTCCGGGTGGACCCGGTAGGTGGTGCCGTCCCGCCGGACCCACAGCTCGGGATAGCTGCCGTCGCCCTGCCGGCCCTCGCGCCTGATGTACTGGTAGGGCCGGTTCTGCGGCGGGAGGTCGACGGCCATCCCGTCCAGAATCCGCCCGACCGGGTCGCGGACGGCCGCCGGGAGGTCAGCGAACCGGTGGACCGTCGTGTCCTCGGGAGGTGTGGCCTGTGCGGCCCGGTACTGGACGATGTAGTGGCCGCCGGTATCGCCCTCGACCGCGTAGCTGCCGGACAGGTCGCCGGCGTGGCGGAGCCGGACCGTCCAGCCCGGCTGGACCGGCGAGCGGCCGCAGTCCTCGGGTCGGATTCTCCCGCGAGCAGTATCGCCACTCGCGGCCGTCCGGAGCCAGTCTCGCCACTGCCCGGGGAGGACCAGCGCGCGCTCGCCCGTCGGCAGGTCGTCCGTCCCGACGTACTCGTAGGTGACCGTCGCCCCGGCGTCGGTGGGCGACGTGTCGGTCGGGGAATCCGTGGGCGCATCGTCGCCATCAGCGGGCGAACCGGAGGAGAACGGACTCGTACATCCGGCGGTCGCTGCCAGCATCGCGAGGTAGGCACGTCTGGAGGGCATATCCGCCGGATGACGGTGTGCGGAAAAACGTCTTCTGGATGCTCAAAGGGGTGCTTGTTTCTGGGGCCGGGACTCGCTTTCCGCCAGGGGATTTCGGCCGGGAGAGAGCCTTCACTTCGGGGTGAACGGCGGGTCCTGTGGGGTCGAGTCCTCCGTCTCCCGGCTGCAGGGCTCGGCACGCCGGAACGCCCACCTCAGAGCAGCCCGCCGATACTCCGGAGCAGGTTCACCACTCCCCAGAAGAGCCCGCTGACGACGCCCCGACCACCGATCCGGATGTCGCGGGACGCCAGCGCCTCGCGGAACGCGACCCCCGGTGAGTCGGCGGTGGCGATGCGGTCGAACGTCTCCTTGTCCGTGGTCATCCGGATCGAGGCGTCGCTTCGGGCGCCCGCGCGCAGGTCCTCGATGCGGTTGTCCCCGGTCAGCCGGAACGAGAAGACCGCCGTCTCCCCGTCCGCGGTGGTCACGTGGAAGTTGACCACGTTGTCGGTGGCCAGTCCCCCGGCGAGCCCCAGTTCGGGCTGCTCATCATTGTAGGCCGTGGTGACCGACGAGACCCGCAGGTAGAACCGGCTGCCGAACGTCGTGTCCGGCGACTCGACCGGGCTCCCGAGGGCGTCGCCGCCCTCCCGGACGCCGTCGCCGGCCACTGCGCCGGGGTCGGCGGTCGCGTTGCCTTCCTGTGCGACCACGGCGCCGGCCGGTGTGGCCCCGCCGCTGGCCACACCACCGGCCAGGAGGAGCAGCACGCAGCTCACCACCACGAGACCAGGATGCGTGCGCCGACTCGAGTTCACACCCGTCCTTCGGGCGAGACCACCATCAATCGCCGACTCCCTTTGGCCGAATCCGGGCCATTTCAGCACTGTTTTCATCGCCGAAACGGTCCGTTTACCGGTTGCTGTCCCGCGACTCCGGTCAGACATCCATCTCCCCCGGCAGTGAGAGCACGTTCTCGCGGCCGATGCGGTACACCTCGATGGTCCCCTCATCCTGCATCTCGTTGACGACCTGGCTCGTCTTGGTCTCGGACCAGCCAAGCTCGCTCACCACCTCCTGCTGTTTCATCCGCCCCCCTCGCGACTCCAGCAGGTCGAGGACACGTTCGGGGTCGCTGAGGAGCTCTTCGGGAACCGCCGCCGCAGCGCCGTCACCGTCGCCGGACGGCTCCTCGGTCGCCGACTCCTCGGCCGCGGTGGCTGGGTCGTCCGCAGTGGACGGGTCGTCCGGTGTGGTCCCGGTGCGGTCCTCCGACGAAGGCCACGGCAGCAGACGCCCGTCGGGGTCGCGTCGGCGCCACCAGTACACGCCGACACCCCCGGCGCCGGTAGCCGCGACGAGGCCGACGACGGCCCCGATGGTCGCGAGCGTATCGGGGGCGAGGAGTGGACCGCCACCGACGGTGACCCGTGGCTCGTAGGGCGCGAACTCGACCGGACCTCGCCAGACGACCGCCCTGTCGCGCCAGGTATCTGGGTCCGGGCTGACCTGCTTCGCGTCGAACCCGGCGGGCCACTGCACCACGAGTCGGGTGTCCGCGTCCGAGAGCGGCAGCCGGGTGATGGCGTCGCCGATGACCATCCGCCCACCCGACCGGGAGGCGAAGCCGGTCCACACGAACCGGTACACCACCACGCCCTCCCCGGTCGGGAGCTCCCTGGCCTGGACGGTGACGTTCCGGATCTCCATCGACCGCCCGGTCCGGCTGGCGGCGACCTCGGCGGCCTCGGCCATCATCTCCCGGTAGGGGCCGGTGTACTGGAGCGGCCGGGCCTCGATGCGGTCGTCGACGGTCTCGAACCGCGACCGCGTCTCCTCGTCGTCCAGGGCGACACGGTAGCCGACCTCCCAGACCGCCGAGCCGTCGGGCTGGACGGCGATGCGGATGGCGGTGGTGTCCGCCGCCAGCCCGCTGGTGTTGCGCTGGACGGCGGGGACGCTGTCGGTGGTGCTTCCCCCCGGATTCGGGGACGGCGACCCCCCGGCGACGGTGGCCAGCAGTGCTACCACCAGCAGGGCCAGCACGGTCGAACCGCGGTAGCGGTCCATCCTCCTTCTACCGGGGCATTACCAGCCGCTCTCATAATCCCTCGGTCGGCCGTCGGGACTGGGAGCGTCCGAACCGGCGGCGCCGGACCGGGAGCATCGCCCTGAGCCGGGATGTCCGATGACTTCCCCAACTGCGCGCGAGGCCGAACGCCGTCCGGTTCACCACGGCGGTGCTCCCCCGTCACAACCGAGGGCGAAATTCTAGTATTTGAATCCAGCGACTGTTTTGACGAGAATCCGGCAAGGATTCACGAGAATCGCACGACGTGGAGGGTATCAAATCCGGACAAATCCACGCGGAACCGCCTCGATTCACCACCAGCGCCGGGGATTTATACAGAACTCCAGGGGGCATGTGCAGTCACGATGCGAGGAACCGCATCGGCACGCTCCGGTCCTGTCACGGCGGTCACGGCCCGGTCGACGGGTGCGGATGCGTGCACACGGAGACAGCCCATGACCCGGAACCACGAACCGAAGTTCGACACGGACGAACCGCACACGACCGACGACCAGTACGCGAGCTTCTCGACCGAGGCGGGGCTCGTCATGTACGACCCCGACGACCCGGACGCGTGGCTCGAGGCCGACACCACCATCGACCCCGCGGAGGTGGCGTAGATGTCTCGAGACGACGCCACCACGGGCGGCACGTCGCGGCGGAGCGTGCTCAAGACGCTGGGCGCGGCCGGCGCGGCCGGCGCCGTCGGCCTGGCCGGCTGCAGCGAGGTCGCGGCACGGGAGTACGAGGCGGCCCCGGTCGCGCTGGACGCCGCCGCCGAGGAGCGGGGCTTCCACGCCGTCGACGTCGGCAGCTGGGAGGAGACTCGCAGCGCCGAGGCGCTCGGCATGGAGGTCGACGCGACGCTGACGAACCAATACGCCGCCTACGGGGGCCAGGATGCCCACCTGGGGCTGGTCGCGATGCCCGCGGTCGAGGAGGGCGGGGAGGCCCTGAACCCGCTCGCTGAGCGACCGCTCCCCGACCTGGTCGACTCCGCTGCCGCCCGGTCGCTGCTCCGCCGGCTCAACATCGAGCCCGAGGGGGAGCTGGCATGGCGGCGCGGCCCGGAGCGGCTCGGAGTCCGTGAGACCGCCTTCCTCGGCCGGGAGGCCCGTGCGATGGCGTTCACCGGAACCACCGGCGGCGGCGAGGAGGTCCTGCTCCACGTCGCTCGCATCCGCCACGAGGGCGACGCCGTCTTCGGCGTCCGGGTCGATACCCGGCCCCTCGAACGCGACCAGGAGCGCGCCACGCCGACGGATGGCGGCAGCGAGGACGAAGACGGCTCCATGGACTCGGGCTCCGGCGGCGGCTGGTCGCCCCCCGAGGCCTGGGAGCGCTTCGATATCGGTCTCGGACACGGCGAGCGCATCGACCCCTGCGCCGGTACGCCCGGTCGCTGGGTCGAGATCACCAAGCCCGAGGACCGTGGGCTCGTCACGCTGGACGGCTCGACGAGCGGCGGCTACCAGTTCCCAATCGAGTACGACGGCGGGAAGCCGTACGCCGAGGTGACCGCCGAGGCCGACACGGGGAAGGTCCTCGGGGTCTGCGGCGGGTGGCCGGACGACTTCGACCACTACGAGTGGAGTTACCGTCGCATCAGCCAGCACAGGGGGCACTGCGGGCCGACGCTGAACAGGTGGATCTCCGCTGGCACGGGGACCTCGGTGACCATGCCGCTGGAGGACTGCGCGTGCGGGTTCACGATCTACGAGATCCGCGTCGAGGCGTACGACTCGCAGGGCAACGTCGCCTCCAGCGACACCATCCGCTACAACGTCAACGTGTGGGGGTGCTGAGATGACGGACTCGCGACCTCCCCGGCACGGAGGTGACCAGGCGTGACCGACGAGGCCGACACCACGGTCTCCGGCGAGACCTCCGACAGCCGGGTCGCGCTGAGCCGGCGGCAACTGCTGGCCGGGACCGCCGCGGGCGCCGTCGTGCTGGCCGGCTGCTACACCGCCGTCACCGAGCTGGACGACGGGGCCGGTGAGTCCGGCGGAGGCGGCACGCCGACCCCGACGTTCGGCTACGGCGGGTCGCCGGACGGCGGGGACGCCTCCTCGACCGGGACCCCGGACCAGCGTGGCGAGTGGACCCCCGGGGCCACCGAGACGGGGACCCG of the Haloglomus salinum genome contains:
- a CDS encoding DUF7345 domain-containing protein, with the protein product MDRYRGSTVLALLVVALLATVAGGSPSPNPGGSTTDSVPAVQRNTSGLAADTTAIRIAVQPDGSAVWEVGYRVALDDEETRSRFETVDDRIEARPLQYTGPYREMMAEAAEVAASRTGRSMEIRNVTVQARELPTGEGVVVYRFVWTGFASRSGGRMVIGDAITRLPLSDADTRLVVQWPAGFDAKQVSPDPDTWRDRAVVWRGPVEFAPYEPRVTVGGGPLLAPDTLATIGAVVGLVAATGAGGVGVYWWRRRDPDGRLLPWPSSEDRTGTTPDDPSTADDPATAAEESATEEPSGDGDGAAAAVPEELLSDPERVLDLLESRGGRMKQQEVVSELGWSETKTSQVVNEMQDEGTIEVYRIGRENVLSLPGEMDV
- a CDS encoding DUF7331 family protein, with the translated sequence MTRNHEPKFDTDEPHTTDDQYASFSTEAGLVMYDPDDPDAWLEADTTIDPAEVA
- a CDS encoding DUF6517 family protein, encoding MSRDDATTGGTSRRSVLKTLGAAGAAGAVGLAGCSEVAAREYEAAPVALDAAAEERGFHAVDVGSWEETRSAEALGMEVDATLTNQYAAYGGQDAHLGLVAMPAVEEGGEALNPLAERPLPDLVDSAAARSLLRRLNIEPEGELAWRRGPERLGVRETAFLGREARAMAFTGTTGGGEEVLLHVARIRHEGDAVFGVRVDTRPLERDQERATPTDGGSEDEDGSMDSGSGGGWSPPEAWERFDIGLGHGERIDPCAGTPGRWVEITKPEDRGLVTLDGSTSGGYQFPIEYDGGKPYAEVTAEADTGKVLGVCGGWPDDFDHYEWSYRRISQHRGHCGPTLNRWISAGTGTSVTMPLEDCACGFTIYEIRVEAYDSQGNVASSDTIRYNVNVWGC